The following are from one region of the Sorghum bicolor cultivar BTx623 chromosome 2, Sorghum_bicolor_NCBIv3, whole genome shotgun sequence genome:
- the LOC8062752 gene encoding F-box/FBD/LRR-repeat protein At1g13570: MAPRRPLKKRQIPNSSAMPVGAVDTDALLSLPQEILDEVLARLDLRDAVRTSALCRAWRRRWETLPSIDISIPSGKEALSTIDCVLLRCSGRVQRFYVSLDKLSARRLDDWLLVLSRRGCVEDIFLSPEPHEFFSLHSAVFSWRCLISVDLSACHIPPLPPDFEGFPVLKVLSLVDVKFQQNGEYQLEEIIETSPLLEQLILSEVHIGGDEFIEWEIRAPNLRHITICSTIDYGWAYSQEVNGTKILENLPCNFDNLKSLKLFMDFCELPPILSVFCLLKSMPNLEKLKMKIYNGEVQKVELNGEFLNAQWEDGMCANLQILEMTGINWLPNEISFMKLILSKARLLRTLWISHHGDCSVSHVDPLHELVTCGKASAQAQVLFKGAVENH, from the exons CGCACGCCTCGACCTCCGCGACGCCGTCCGCACCTCCGCACTCTGCCGCgcctggcgccgccgctgggagACGCTCCCCTCCATCGACATCTCCATCCCTTCCGGCAAGGAGGCGCTCTCGACCATCGACTgcgtcctcctccgctgctccggcCGCGTCCAGCGCTTCTACGTATCCCTCGACAAGCTCTCGGCCCGCCGCCTAGACGACTGGCTCCTCGTCCTCTCCCGCCGCGGCTGCGTCGAGGATATTTTCCTCAGTCCGGAACCCCACGAGTTCTTCTCCCTTCATTCCGCTGTCTTCTCTTGGCGCTGCCTCATCTCCGTCGACCTCTCCGCCTGTCACATCCCGCCGCTACCCCCAGACTTCGAGGGCTTTCCCGTCCTTAAAGTGCTAAGCCTTGTCGATGTGAAGTTCCAGCAGAACGGAGAGTACCAACTGGAGGAGATCATTGAGACATCCCCATTGCTCGAGCAGCTGATACTATCTGAAGTCCACATCGGGGGAGACGAGTTTATTGAATGGGAGATCCGGGCGCCCAATCTGCGTCACATAACAATTTGCTCAACTATCGATTATGGCTGGGCATATTCGCAAGAA GTAAATGGGACCAAGATACTTGAAAACCTTCCATGCAACTTTGACAACTTGAAGAGCCTGAAATTGTTCATGGACTTCTGTGAACTGCCCCCCATTTTGTCAGTGTTTTGCTTACTAAAGAGTATGCCGAATCTTGAAAAACTTAAAATGAAG ATCTACAATGGCGAAGTGCAGAAAGTTGAGCTAAATGGAGAGTTCCTAAATGCACAGTGGGAAGATGGCATGTGTGCCAATCTTCAAATTTTGGAGATGACTGGTATCAATTGGCTTCCAAATGAAATATCTTTTATGAAGCTCATTCTTTCCAAAGCTAGGCTTCTTCGTACGTTATGGATTAGTCATCATGGTGATTGCTCAGTGTCTCATGTGGATCCACTGCATGAACTAGTAACATGTGGAAAAGCTTCAGCTCAAGCTCAGGTTCTGTTTAAAG GTGCAGTTGAAAATCATTAG